DNA from Pseudomonas putida:
GATGCTTGGCAGCAAAGTGGCGGTTCACGGCAAACAGGCAGTCGGCACCGGGATGTTGTTTGCCGCGCTGCTGGGCGTACCACTTGGTGTCAACCACGCCGGTGCCGAGTTGCTGGCGCCATGGGTGCTTATGGTCGGGTTGGGCGTAGCGCTGCTTTCCAGCACGGTGCCTTTCCTGCTCGACATGTATGCCATGCGGCACTTGCCGCCCAGTATTTTTGGCGTGCTGCTCAGCGCTTCGCCCGCTGCGGGGGCGATAGCAGGCTGGTTGATCCTCGGTGAAGTGCTGGCACTGACCCAGTGGCTGGGCATAACAGCCATTGCCTTGGCCTGCGCAGGGGCGGCACTGGTAGGGCGTGGTCGCTGAGCGCGGGCGCTCTACGCAAGGCCTTTCATCGATGGCGCTGATGATTACTATCGAGCGGCCTGCCTGTCGGCCTGACCAGGCCGTCTCTATAATCGCCTGCAAATCCCCCCGCTCCTGCGCCTGCTACAGGCGACATCCCTCATGGAACCGAACCCCATGCCAAGCAACCGCCAGGCCTCTCGTGGCCTTCCCGAACATAATCAACAGAGTGTCACGCAGCAGTGGCTGGCCATCCTCTCGGTCGCCGTGGGCGCCTTCGCCCTGGTCACCAGTGAGTTCCTCCCGGTGGGGGTACTCAACGATGTCGCCAGCGACCTTGGCATCAGTGCCGGCCTTGCCGGCCTGATGGTGACCCTGCCCGGTATCATGGCCGCGCTGGCCGCGCCTTTGATCTCGGTGGGTGTGGGGGCGCTGGACCGGCGCTACCTGCTGATCGGCCTGACACTGATCATGATCATCGCCAACGCCATCGTGGCCTACGCCGGTGACTTCAACCTGCTGTTGGTCGGCCGCGTGCTGCTGGGTGTCAGTATCGGCGGCTTCTGGGCGACCGCCATCGCCCTCAGCGGGCGGCTGGCACCTGACGGCATGGGCGTAGCCAAGGCCAACTCCATCATCATGGCGGGGGTAACCCTGGCGACGGTAGTGGGCGTACCCGTGGGCACCTGGCTGAGTGGCCTGATGGGCTGGCGCATGACCTTCCTGGTCACCGCCCTGGTCGGCGTACCCGTGCTGCTGGCGCAGGTATTGCTGTTGCCACGGCTGATGCCGGAAAAGGCCATTCGCATCAGCGACCTGCCAGCGCTGTTCGTCAACCCGCAAGCACGGGTCGGCTTGATCGCTGTTTTGCTGATCGGCCTGGCGCACTTTGCGGCGTACACCTATGTTGCACCGTTCTTCAAACAGAATGCCGGCTTCGACGGGCCGACCATCGGCTCGTTGCTATTGCTGTACGGCGTGGCCGGTTTCATGGGCAACATCTTCGCCGGCTTTGCCGCCAACCGCAGCGTGCGACATACCCTGATGCTGGTCGCGCTCATGATCGCAGTCAGTACCGCCCTGTTCCCGCACTTCGCCACCAGCATGACGGGCGCCGCGATGCTGATCGCACTGTGGGGCTTTGCTTTCGGTGCGTTCCCGGCCTGCGCCAATATCTGGATGTTCGTGGTGGCGCCCAAGGATGTCGAACGCGGCATGCCGCTGTTCGTGGCCATGTTCCAGGTGATCATTGCCGTGGGCTCGTTCTTCGGCGGGCAAGTGGTCGACCATATGGGCACCGCAGTGCTGTTGAGCCTGGCCACGGCGCTGGTGGGCTGTGGCTTCGTCACCGTGCTGGTGCTGGGACGCAACGTCAGCAATAGCCTGGCGACGCAGCCAGGCTGAGCTGCTGCACAGGTTCAGAACCACTGCCCGAAGCGGCGGATATAGAGGGCCTTCATGGCCTGGGCGACCACGCAATAGCCCAGCAGGATGGCAACCAGCCAAGGGAAGTACGCCCACGGCAGTGGCACCAGGCCAACCATCGCCCCCACCGGCGAGAACGGGATATAGACACCCAACGCCATCACCAGCCCCGTTGCCAGCACCACTGGCAGCGCGGCGGTGCTCTGGAAGAACGGCACCTTGCGCGTGCGCAGCATATGCACCACCAAGGTCTGTGATAGCAACCCCTCGATGAACCAGCCGGACTGGAACAGTGCCTGCATCTCGACGCTGTTGGCCGCGAACACGTACCACATCAGGGCAAAGGTGGTGATGTCGAAGATCGACGACGTAGGGCCGATCCACAGCATGAAGCGGCCAATGTTGCGCGCATCCCATTTGCGTGGCTTGCTGAGAAACTCCTTGTCCATGCGGTCCCAAGGCAGCGACAGCTGGGAGAAGTCGTACATCAGGTTCTGCAGCAGCAGGTGAATCGCCAGCATCGGCAGGAATGGGATGAACGCGCTGGCCACCAGCACCGAGAACACGTTGCCGAAGTTGGAGCTGGCAGTCATGCACAGGTACTTCATGATGTTGCCGAAGGTCTCGCGGCCTTTGAGCACACCCTCTTCAAGCACCATCAGGCTCTTTTCCAGCAGAATGATATCGGCCGATTCCTTGGCGATGTCGGTACCGCTGTCTACCGAGATACCGACGTCGGCATCGCGCAGGGCCGCAGCATCGTTGATACCGTCGCCAAGAAAACCCACCGTGTGACCATTGGCCTGCAGGGCCTTGAGCACGCGTGATTTCTGCAGCGGGGTGAGCTTGGCGAAGACCGTGCGTTCTTCGACCTGCAGCGTGAGGGTGGTGTCGTCCATGCGCTCGATGTCCTGGCCGAGCAATGGCAGGCCTGGCTCCAGGCCAACTTCACGGCAGACCTTGCACGTCACCACCGGGTTGTCGCCGGTCAGCACTTTGACCCGCACGCCCATGTCCCGCAGAGCGGCAATGGCCGGGCCGGCAGTTTCCTTGGGGGGGTCGAGGAAGGTCAGGAAGCCCTGGATCACCAGATCGCGCTCATCGTCGGCGTGATACTGCGCCTTGCCTTCGGCCGCCGGGATCTGGCGGGTGGCGACCACCAGTACGCGAAAGCCGTCCTGGTTGAAGGCGTCGGCACTGGCCAGCAGCTGTTGGCGGCGGCGCGGATCGAGGTTAACGACACCGTCGCCTTCCTGCACATGGGTGGCGATGGCGAGCATTTCCTCGACCGCCCCTTTGCTTACCAGCAGGTGGTCGCCCAGGGCATCCTTCACCACCACGGACAGGCGACGGCGGATGAAGTCGAACGGCAGCTCGTCGACCTTTGCATAGGCGTAGGGGGCCTGGAACTGGCGGTCCTGCCCTGCGAAATGCAGCACAGCTTGGTCCATCAGGTTGCGAATGCCGCTTTGGTGATGGCTGTTGAGCCAGGCCAGCTCGAGGATGTGCCTGTCGCGCTGGCCGTCAAAGCGCACGTGGTGTTCGAGGATGATACGGTCCTGGGTAAGCGTGCCGGTCTTGTCGGTGCACAGCACGTCCATGGAACCCAGGTTCTGGATGGCGTTCAGGCGCTTGACCACCACTTTGCGCCGGGCCATGGCCACGGCGCCCTTGGCCAGGTTGGCGCTGACGATCATCGGCAGCATTTCCGGGGTCAGGCCCACGGCCACGGCAAGTGCGAAGAGGAAAGCATCGCCCCAGTCGCCCTTGACCACACCGTTGAGCATGAACACCACCGGGACCATCACCAGCATGAAACGGATCAGCAGGCTGCTGACGCTGTTCACCCCACGGTCGAAAGCGGTCTGGCTGCGCGAGCCGGCAATGGCCTTGGCCAGCGAGCCGAAATAGGTGCGTGGGCCAGTGGCGACCACCACTGCGCGGGCGCGGCCACTGACCACGTTGGTGCCCATGAAGCAGATGTTCGCCAGCTCGAGCAGGTTGTCCTGGCTACCGCTGCCCCCGGTAGCGGACTTCTGCGCGACATGGCCAAGGGTGTCGTACTTCTCGACCGGCAGCGCTTCACCAGTGAGCACCGCCTGGCTGATGAACAGGTCACGTGATTCGAGCAGGCGAATGTCAGCGGGGATCATGTCGCCTGCGCAAAGCTGCACGATATCGCCGGCCACCAGTTCGTCCATGGGCACTTCGCGCAGACGCGGGGCCTGCCCGACCTGCTCGCGGCGC
Protein-coding regions in this window:
- a CDS encoding MFS transporter, coding for MPSNRQASRGLPEHNQQSVTQQWLAILSVAVGAFALVTSEFLPVGVLNDVASDLGISAGLAGLMVTLPGIMAALAAPLISVGVGALDRRYLLIGLTLIMIIANAIVAYAGDFNLLLVGRVLLGVSIGGFWATAIALSGRLAPDGMGVAKANSIIMAGVTLATVVGVPVGTWLSGLMGWRMTFLVTALVGVPVLLAQVLLLPRLMPEKAIRISDLPALFVNPQARVGLIAVLLIGLAHFAAYTYVAPFFKQNAGFDGPTIGSLLLLYGVAGFMGNIFAGFAANRSVRHTLMLVALMIAVSTALFPHFATSMTGAAMLIALWGFAFGAFPACANIWMFVVAPKDVERGMPLFVAMFQVIIAVGSFFGGQVVDHMGTAVLLSLATALVGCGFVTVLVLGRNVSNSLATQPG
- the mgtA gene encoding magnesium-translocating P-type ATPase, with product MTVKHRDTSSAKTERETRLSTRAAREARNGLAVTLANLDACEQGLTEHEAAKRLERDGANQVAHDPQPHALVQLLRALHNPFIYVLLTLAGISFVTDYWLPLRAGQTDDADLTKVIIIMTMVSLSSVLRFWQEYRSTKAADALKAMVRTTATVLRREQVGQAPRLREVPMDELVAGDIVQLCAGDMIPADIRLLESRDLFISQAVLTGEALPVEKYDTLGHVAQKSATGGSGSQDNLLELANICFMGTNVVSGRARAVVVATGPRTYFGSLAKAIAGSRSQTAFDRGVNSVSSLLIRFMLVMVPVVFMLNGVVKGDWGDAFLFALAVAVGLTPEMLPMIVSANLAKGAVAMARRKVVVKRLNAIQNLGSMDVLCTDKTGTLTQDRIILEHHVRFDGQRDRHILELAWLNSHHQSGIRNLMDQAVLHFAGQDRQFQAPYAYAKVDELPFDFIRRRLSVVVKDALGDHLLVSKGAVEEMLAIATHVQEGDGVVNLDPRRRQQLLASADAFNQDGFRVLVVATRQIPAAEGKAQYHADDERDLVIQGFLTFLDPPKETAGPAIAALRDMGVRVKVLTGDNPVVTCKVCREVGLEPGLPLLGQDIERMDDTTLTLQVEERTVFAKLTPLQKSRVLKALQANGHTVGFLGDGINDAAALRDADVGISVDSGTDIAKESADIILLEKSLMVLEEGVLKGRETFGNIMKYLCMTASSNFGNVFSVLVASAFIPFLPMLAIHLLLQNLMYDFSQLSLPWDRMDKEFLSKPRKWDARNIGRFMLWIGPTSSIFDITTFALMWYVFAANSVEMQALFQSGWFIEGLLSQTLVVHMLRTRKVPFFQSTAALPVVLATGLVMALGVYIPFSPVGAMVGLVPLPWAYFPWLVAILLGYCVVAQAMKALYIRRFGQWF